A window of the Bacillota bacterium genome harbors these coding sequences:
- a CDS encoding nicotinate-nucleotide adenylyltransferase, with protein MKRLAIMGGTFDPIHYGHLVAAEGAKYEFNLDRVIFIPAARPPHKTEKEMTAPYHRLHMVERAIYSNSHFEISALELEREGLSYTINTVNAVREIHPQASIYFITGADAVLEILTWKNVEELLNVCKFIAATRPGYDLENLEHTLSCLPRHYLKKICTMEVPALAISSTDIRARVAEGRPIKYLLPELVERYIFEEGLYK; from the coding sequence ATAAAAAGGCTGGCTATTATGGGGGGCACCTTTGATCCTATTCATTATGGGCACCTGGTGGCCGCGGAGGGGGCCAAGTATGAATTTAATCTGGACCGGGTTATATTTATCCCTGCAGCCAGGCCTCCTCACAAAACTGAAAAGGAAATGACTGCTCCTTACCACCGGTTGCATATGGTGGAACGGGCAATTTATTCTAACAGCCATTTTGAGATTTCCGCCCTGGAACTGGAGCGGGAAGGCCTTTCTTATACCATTAATACTGTGAATGCTGTGCGGGAAATTCACCCCCAGGCCAGCATTTACTTTATCACCGGGGCGGATGCCGTGCTGGAGATTCTTACGTGGAAGAATGTGGAGGAGCTTTTGAATGTGTGCAAGTTTATAGCGGCTACGCGGCCTGGTTACGATCTTGAGAATTTAGAACATACATTGAGCTGCCTGCCCCGGCACTATTTGAAAAAAATATGTACCATGGAAGTACCGGCTCTGGCTATATCGTCCACAGACATACGGGCTAGGGTAGCAGAGGGAAGGCCTATTAAGTACCTTTTGCCGGAGCTGGTGGAAAGGTATATTTTTGAAGAAGGTTTATATAAGTAA
- a CDS encoding RNA-binding protein codes for MTTLYVGNLPWGTKADELKDVFSGYGDVQDSRIITDRNTGRSRGFGFVEVGEGDAEKIIAALNGSELEGRVITVSEAKPRNDEA; via the coding sequence GTGACTACTCTTTATGTGGGTAATTTGCCTTGGGGCACCAAGGCGGATGAGTTAAAGGATGTCTTTTCGGGTTATGGTGATGTGCAGGACAGTAGAATAATCACCGATCGTAATACAGGACGATCCCGGGGCTTCGGCTTTGTTGAGGTCGGTGAAGGTGACGCGGAAAAGATTATTGCCGCCCTGAATGGCAGTGAGCTGGAAGGCCGGGTGATTACTGTCAGTGAGGCCAAGCCGCGCAATGATGAGGCTTAA
- a CDS encoding HD domain-containing protein, which produces MKYRGELFLEGKLLKQLSQSISAPRLEHSLGTRDLAVKLGNRYGLDKERVAMAALLHDCARELGNDRLTEFALQEGLVVGEAEKEMPVFLHGPVGAVIARKEYGVTDLKVLRAITLHTTGAQKMGLLDKVLFVADKVEPGRKYSGVEGLRELAFNNLDRCLLFCLDRSVRHSLEKGVILHPEICEARNGVLRDTIESRV; this is translated from the coding sequence ATAAAATATAGGGGAGAGTTATTTTTGGAGGGAAAGCTGCTTAAACAATTATCCCAAAGTATCAGCGCCCCTCGCCTGGAGCATTCTCTGGGTACCAGGGACTTGGCAGTAAAGCTTGGGAACAGATATGGGCTGGATAAGGAGCGAGTTGCTATGGCAGCCCTTTTGCATGACTGTGCTCGAGAATTGGGGAATGATCGTTTGACCGAGTTTGCGCTGCAGGAGGGCTTAGTCGTTGGCGAAGCAGAAAAGGAAATGCCGGTCTTCTTACACGGGCCGGTTGGTGCGGTGATAGCCCGTAAGGAATATGGTGTGACCGACCTCAAAGTCTTGAGGGCCATAACACTGCATACCACGGGAGCGCAAAAAATGGGTCTGCTGGATAAAGTGCTGTTCGTGGCGGATAAGGTGGAGCCGGGGCGTAAATATTCAGGTGTGGAAGGGTTAAGGGAACTGGCCTTTAATAATTTGGACAGGTGTCTTCTTTTCTGTCTGGACCGCAGTGTAAGACATAGCCTGGAAAAAGGGGTTATATTGCACCCGGAAATATGTGAAGCAAGAAATGGTGTGTTAAGGGATACAATAGAATCAAGAGTGTAA
- the rsfS gene encoding ribosome silencing factor — translation MVLDPQAVARYAVEAAEEKKAYEVTVLDIGSVSVVADYFVMLNGRSSTHTKSIAEEIENKLEEAGLRPYRKEGFREGRWILLDYGDVVVHVFQESERRFYNLERLWGDAEVVGMPMNG, via the coding sequence TTGGTTCTAGATCCACAGGCTGTGGCCCGTTATGCCGTGGAGGCTGCCGAGGAAAAAAAAGCATATGAGGTTACGGTGCTGGACATCGGAAGTGTTTCCGTTGTTGCTGATTATTTTGTCATGCTAAACGGGAGATCTTCGACCCATACCAAGTCCATTGCGGAAGAAATTGAGAACAAGCTGGAAGAGGCAGGTTTAAGGCCCTATCGTAAAGAAGGTTTTCGTGAGGGGCGGTGGATCTTGCTGGATTACGGTGATGTGGTAGTTCATGTATTTCAGGAGTCGGAGCGCCGTTTTTATAACTTGGAACGCCTGTGGGGGGACGCTGAGGTTGTGGGCATGCCCATGAACGGTTAA
- a CDS encoding AMP-binding protein, whose product MNFGKMTIGELLDAAVDRYPENDALVYHELGLRYSYREFQHQCGAVAKGLMALGIKRGEHILIWATNVPEWVILQFAAAKMGAVLVTANTHYKSFEIKYLLEQSDATTLLFMEGTKEIDFVEVINELCPELSESMPGRLNCAKLPRLQNVVFFGEQEHAGMFSWSDLMEMGKWVSNEELHARQLSLDADDVANMQYTSGTTGFPKGVMLTHYNLVGNAISIGRCMNLGPEDRMCIPVPLFHCFGCVLGTLSCVAWGSTMLPMLAFNPTKVLEAVEAERCTALHGVPTMFITELEIMQNNDYDTSSLRTGIMAGAPCPTEVMKAVVEHMGASEIVITYGQTEASPGITMTRTQDPLDIRVSTVGRALPGIDVKILDPETGVEVEQGQQGEICAKGYNVMKGYYKMPEATAAAVDPEGWLHTGDLGVMDENGYVSITGRLKDMIIRGGENIYPREVEEFLYTHPNVKDVQVVGVPSEKYGEEVMAFIQLKEGSQVKAEEIKDFCKGKIARYKIPRHVQFVASYPTTANGKVQKYKLREQGIKKLGLEHLIETA is encoded by the coding sequence ATGAATTTTGGTAAGATGACTATTGGTGAACTGTTGGATGCTGCTGTTGATCGGTACCCGGAAAATGATGCATTGGTTTATCACGAGCTTGGCCTGCGCTATTCTTACCGTGAATTTCAGCACCAATGCGGGGCAGTGGCCAAGGGGCTTATGGCCCTGGGTATTAAGAGAGGCGAACATATTTTAATTTGGGCAACAAATGTACCTGAATGGGTCATTCTACAATTTGCAGCAGCAAAAATGGGGGCAGTATTGGTAACGGCTAATACCCATTATAAATCCTTTGAGATTAAATATCTTTTAGAACAATCCGATGCCACTACATTACTGTTTATGGAGGGAACCAAAGAGATAGATTTTGTGGAAGTGATCAATGAGTTGTGTCCGGAATTGAGTGAATCTATGCCCGGCCGCTTGAATTGCGCAAAACTTCCCCGGCTTCAGAATGTGGTTTTCTTCGGTGAACAGGAGCATGCCGGGATGTTTTCCTGGTCGGACCTTATGGAAATGGGTAAGTGGGTTTCTAATGAGGAACTGCATGCCCGCCAGTTGTCCTTAGACGCAGATGATGTGGCTAATATGCAGTATACTTCGGGGACCACCGGTTTTCCGAAAGGGGTCATGCTGACCCACTATAACCTGGTGGGTAATGCCATCAGTATCGGACGGTGTATGAATTTGGGACCGGAGGACCGCATGTGTATTCCTGTGCCCCTATTTCACTGTTTTGGCTGTGTGCTAGGGACGCTGTCCTGTGTGGCCTGGGGGAGCACAATGTTACCCATGCTGGCCTTTAACCCCACTAAAGTATTAGAAGCGGTGGAGGCGGAGCGTTGCACCGCTCTGCACGGGGTACCCACCATGTTTATTACCGAACTGGAAATAATGCAAAACAATGATTATGATACATCCTCTTTGCGCACCGGCATTATGGCCGGCGCACCCTGTCCCACTGAAGTTATGAAGGCAGTGGTAGAGCACATGGGAGCGAGTGAAATAGTAATTACTTATGGCCAGACTGAGGCATCCCCGGGAATTACCATGACCCGTACGCAGGACCCGCTGGACATCAGGGTTTCCACCGTAGGTCGTGCCCTACCGGGTATTGACGTCAAGATTTTGGATCCGGAAACCGGTGTAGAGGTTGAGCAGGGCCAGCAGGGTGAAATTTGCGCCAAGGGTTATAATGTGATGAAAGGATATTATAAAATGCCCGAAGCAACTGCTGCGGCAGTTGACCCGGAAGGATGGCTACACACAGGCGATTTGGGTGTTATGGATGAGAATGGTTATGTCTCTATCACCGGGCGTCTCAAGGATATGATTATACGCGGCGGAGAAAATATTTACCCGCGGGAGGTTGAAGAGTTTCTTTATACCCATCCTAATGTAAAGGATGTACAGGTAGTGGGGGTACCCAGCGAAAAATACGGTGAAGAAGTTATGGCCTTTATTCAATTAAAAGAGGGTTCGCAGGTAAAGGCCGAGGAAATAAAGGATTTTTGTAAAGGTAAGATAGCGCGCTATAAGATTCCGCGGCATGTACAGTTTGTGGCCAGCTATCCTACTACTGCCAATGGAAAGGTGCAGAAATACAAGCTCAGGGAACAAGGTATTAAAAAACTGGGCCTTGAGCACCTTATCGAGACAGCGTAA
- a CDS encoding leucine--tRNA ligase codes for MKERYDFKSIEQKWQAQWEAKDIYSVPDFSDKPKYYCLEMFPYPSGKLHMGHVRNYSIGDVVARFKSMHGYHVLHPMGWDAFGLPAENAAIKHGGLHPAEWTRDNIDAMRSQLKQLGLSYDWNREVATCHPGYYKWTQWLFLELYKKGLAYKKKAAVNWCPSCATVLANEQVKEGECERCSTVVQRRELNQWFFKITDYADRLLADLKKLEGWPEKVKIMQENWIGRSEGSEIVFQAETGDDMKVFTTRPDTIYGVTYMVLAPEHPLVEKMIEGKPEAEKVREFVNQVRDLSELDRTSTEAEKIGLPTGAYCINPVNGEKVPILVGNYVLMEYGTGAVMGVPAHDQRDFEFARKYGLPLRVVIQPEGQELQSETMSEAYTEDGLMVNSGHFDGTPNRQGIKKVINYLEENSWGSGQINYRLRDWLISRQRYWGAPIPMVYCDRCGVVPVPEEELPVTLPLDVELKQVGKNPLTECEDFMNTTCPQCGEKARRETDTMDTFMCSSWYYYRYTSPRDEENAWGEKQVEHWLPVDQYIGGVEHAILHLLYSRFFTKVFYDQGYCKNEEPFENLLTQGMVLKDGAKMSKSKGNVVSPEEIIARYGADTARMFILFAAPPERDLEWSDQGVEGCYRFLNRVWRLVAAVSESLQDAPSRPEGELVGVNREMRRITHYTIKKVTEDISQRFNFNTAVSAVMELVNAMYQYKDVPASDRDPAVMREGIETILVLLAPFAPHVTEELWEAIGNTESVHMQSWPQYDKDAIVEEEITIVVQVNGKVRDRMLIPAEMDPEAMKELVMGQPKVQELIEGKNVVKVIAVPKKLVNIVVK; via the coding sequence GTGAAGGAACGTTACGATTTTAAATCAATTGAACAAAAATGGCAGGCCCAATGGGAAGCAAAAGATATCTATTCGGTGCCTGATTTTAGTGACAAGCCCAAATACTATTGCCTGGAAATGTTCCCATACCCGTCAGGAAAATTACACATGGGGCATGTGCGCAATTACTCCATAGGCGATGTTGTGGCCCGTTTTAAGAGCATGCACGGATATCATGTGCTGCACCCCATGGGCTGGGATGCCTTCGGTCTTCCGGCTGAGAATGCTGCCATTAAACACGGCGGCCTGCACCCCGCAGAGTGGACCCGGGATAATATTGATGCCATGCGCTCACAGCTTAAACAGCTGGGTTTGAGCTATGACTGGAACAGGGAAGTGGCCACCTGTCACCCGGGATATTACAAATGGACCCAGTGGCTTTTCCTCGAACTTTATAAAAAAGGATTGGCTTACAAGAAAAAGGCTGCCGTTAACTGGTGCCCCTCCTGCGCCACTGTACTGGCTAATGAGCAGGTTAAAGAGGGCGAATGTGAGCGCTGCAGCACTGTGGTGCAAAGGCGGGAACTGAACCAGTGGTTTTTTAAGATAACTGACTATGCTGACCGCCTGCTGGCCGACCTAAAAAAACTGGAAGGCTGGCCGGAAAAGGTAAAGATAATGCAGGAAAATTGGATCGGGCGCAGTGAGGGGTCGGAAATAGTATTTCAAGCCGAAACCGGTGATGATATGAAGGTGTTCACCACTCGCCCGGATACCATTTACGGTGTTACTTATATGGTGTTGGCTCCGGAACATCCTCTGGTGGAAAAGATGATTGAGGGTAAGCCGGAGGCTGAAAAGGTGCGTGAATTTGTAAACCAGGTACGTGACTTGAGCGAATTGGACCGTACTTCCACCGAAGCTGAAAAAATAGGGCTTCCTACAGGTGCCTACTGTATAAACCCGGTAAACGGTGAAAAGGTACCTATTTTAGTGGGTAACTATGTGCTTATGGAATACGGTACCGGAGCGGTGATGGGTGTACCTGCCCACGACCAGCGCGACTTTGAATTTGCCCGTAAGTACGGCCTGCCCCTACGGGTGGTTATCCAGCCTGAAGGACAGGAACTACAGTCTGAAACCATGAGCGAGGCTTATACGGAAGACGGTTTAATGGTAAATTCGGGGCACTTTGACGGCACTCCCAACAGGCAGGGCATCAAAAAAGTTATTAATTACCTGGAAGAAAATAGTTGGGGCAGTGGACAGATCAATTACCGGCTGCGGGATTGGCTTATATCCCGCCAGCGTTACTGGGGCGCTCCCATTCCCATGGTTTATTGTGACCGGTGCGGGGTGGTCCCGGTACCGGAGGAAGAGCTGCCGGTTACGCTGCCCCTGGATGTGGAGCTTAAGCAGGTAGGCAAAAACCCCCTCACTGAGTGTGAGGATTTCATGAATACTACTTGTCCCCAATGTGGTGAAAAGGCTCGGCGTGAGACCGATACCATGGACACCTTTATGTGTTCTTCCTGGTATTACTACCGTTATACCAGCCCCAGGGATGAAGAAAACGCCTGGGGGGAGAAGCAGGTAGAGCACTGGTTGCCGGTGGACCAATATATAGGTGGCGTAGAGCACGCTATTTTGCACCTTTTATACAGCCGTTTTTTCACCAAGGTTTTCTATGACCAGGGATATTGTAAAAATGAAGAGCCCTTTGAAAACCTGCTTACACAGGGCATGGTGCTTAAAGACGGGGCAAAAATGAGTAAGTCTAAGGGTAACGTGGTGAGCCCTGAAGAAATTATTGCCAGGTATGGTGCTGATACAGCCAGGATGTTTATTTTGTTTGCCGCACCCCCCGAGCGCGATCTGGAGTGGAGTGACCAGGGAGTGGAGGGCTGCTACCGGTTCCTGAACCGTGTGTGGCGGCTGGTGGCAGCGGTTAGTGAGTCTCTGCAGGACGCCCCTTCCCGGCCGGAAGGAGAACTGGTGGGTGTGAACCGGGAAATGCGCCGTATCACCCACTATACTATCAAGAAGGTTACCGAGGATATTTCACAGCGGTTTAACTTCAACACAGCGGTGAGCGCTGTCATGGAACTGGTAAACGCTATGTACCAGTATAAGGATGTCCCGGCAAGCGACCGTGACCCGGCAGTAATGCGCGAGGGCATTGAAACCATATTGGTTCTGCTTGCTCCCTTTGCGCCTCATGTTACTGAAGAATTATGGGAAGCCATCGGTAATACCGAGAGCGTTCACATGCAGTCCTGGCCGCAGTATGACAAGGATGCCATTGTGGAGGAAGAAATAACTATTGTGGTCCAGGTCAACGGTAAGGTGCGCGACAGGATGTTAATTCCGGCGGAAATGGACCCCGAGGCGATGAAGGAATTGGTCATGGGGCAGCCCAAGGTGCAGGAGTTAATAGAAGGAAAAAATGTAGTCAAAGTTATTGCCGTACCGAAAAAACTGGTTAATATAGTGGTAAAGTAG
- a CDS encoding BON domain-containing protein, with product MSQDKDRKLREEIQSMLDSHKEFKGYGLEVDVHGGKVQLSGIVDTLADGNRAVEAITDMDGVKAVENGTTVCTDGAITDSGVAMEVSEELQADPQVNIRHVGVKAAKGRAYLRGHVDSPEEEHAAINAAAKARGVKEVISELNVRPGGFDTDDLGAIFHHQVNNDREDEGGEKIY from the coding sequence GTGTCTCAAGACAAGGACCGCAAATTAAGAGAAGAAATACAGTCCATGCTGGATTCCCACAAGGAGTTTAAAGGTTATGGCCTGGAAGTGGACGTGCACGGTGGAAAAGTACAGCTTTCAGGTATTGTTGATACACTTGCGGATGGTAATCGCGCGGTTGAAGCAATTACCGATATGGATGGCGTGAAGGCGGTGGAAAATGGTACCACAGTTTGTACTGACGGTGCTATTACCGATTCCGGGGTGGCCATGGAAGTGTCGGAAGAACTGCAGGCCGATCCCCAGGTCAATATACGACACGTGGGAGTGAAAGCAGCTAAGGGGCGGGCGTATCTCCGGGGCCATGTGGATAGCCCTGAAGAGGAGCATGCCGCCATTAACGCGGCAGCAAAAGCGCGGGGTGTCAAAGAAGTAATCAGTGAACTGAATGTGCGTCCCGGTGGTTTTGATACCGATGATCTGGGAGCAATTTTTCATCACCAGGTTAATAATGACCGGGAGGATGAGGGGGGGGAGAAGATTTATTGA
- a CDS encoding diguanylate cyclase — protein MGNNQDNKLLFGQEEKIVRLCKAEMESGEFEGNPLLPKYQKLVRNYERLLKFTKKIVKIADTQGNVLKKREYKIKSLLDNSSQGFLTFGADLLVDEEYSAECTSIFGQKIRKEHISSLLSNDPGAQQKYIDVFKSIFKELNEGSLAHLPSNINIHNRHIDVKYKLINRMDDEYAILVILTDVTEKTITEAQIKYLSEHDCLTCLYNRSYIDKIIPQIIAPSKLPLSVVLADMNALKLTNDVFGHQKGDQLIVKVAQILKKCCRETDIVSRWGGDEFLLLLPNTDSYACLQIVESINKACLETEQEIVDISVSMGTATMETPNANITELFAVAENRMYKNKLLDNKTVRKNIISKIETVLESNGIIPSDHIRRMKSIVVKFAGVLGFPEESMETQNLILLASLHDAGKIAIPQDLLKKQGQLTSDEWEIIKSYSEIGYRMAQSIGEPGVAEAMLALRERWDGTGYPTGLKGEQIPYLSRVFSILEVYDVITSDRAFQSALSPREARDEIQKQSGSQFDPTLTQIFLENLEHVLAPEKKDKASVV, from the coding sequence TTGGGGAATAACCAGGATAACAAACTGCTATTTGGCCAGGAAGAAAAAATTGTTCGATTGTGCAAGGCCGAAATGGAAAGCGGGGAGTTTGAGGGTAACCCACTACTGCCCAAATACCAAAAACTTGTTCGTAATTATGAAAGGTTATTAAAATTCACAAAGAAGATAGTGAAAATTGCTGATACCCAGGGCAATGTTTTAAAAAAGCGGGAGTATAAGATAAAGAGTTTATTAGATAATTCCAGTCAAGGGTTTTTAACCTTTGGTGCTGATCTACTGGTCGATGAAGAATACAGTGCTGAATGCACCAGTATATTTGGTCAAAAGATAAGAAAAGAACATATCTCTTCATTACTAAGCAATGATCCAGGTGCACAGCAAAAATACATTGATGTATTTAAATCCATATTTAAGGAGCTAAATGAAGGTAGTTTAGCACACTTACCCTCTAATATTAATATTCACAACCGCCATATTGATGTTAAATATAAATTAATCAACCGTATGGATGATGAATATGCTATTTTGGTGATTCTCACTGATGTAACGGAAAAAACAATCACGGAAGCCCAAATCAAATATCTAAGCGAACATGATTGTTTGACTTGCTTATATAACAGGTCTTATATTGACAAAATTATTCCCCAGATCATTGCCCCGTCCAAATTACCGTTAAGTGTTGTTTTAGCGGACATGAATGCCCTTAAATTAACCAATGACGTGTTCGGCCATCAAAAGGGTGATCAGCTGATAGTAAAGGTGGCCCAAATATTAAAAAAATGCTGCCGTGAAACAGATATTGTTTCCCGTTGGGGTGGCGACGAATTTCTACTATTGCTTCCCAATACTGATTCCTATGCATGCCTGCAAATTGTAGAGTCCATAAATAAGGCATGCCTGGAAACTGAGCAAGAGATAGTTGACATAAGTGTTTCCATGGGAACAGCCACCATGGAAACTCCCAACGCTAATATTACTGAATTATTTGCCGTAGCAGAAAACAGAATGTATAAAAATAAGCTCCTGGACAATAAGACAGTACGAAAAAACATCATCAGCAAAATAGAAACAGTCTTGGAGTCAAACGGAATCATCCCGTCGGATCATATAAGAAGAATGAAGAGTATAGTTGTGAAATTTGCCGGGGTATTAGGTTTCCCGGAAGAATCCATGGAAACACAAAATCTCATCTTGTTGGCCTCGTTGCATGATGCAGGAAAAATAGCTATTCCTCAAGATCTATTAAAAAAACAAGGTCAATTAACGTCTGATGAATGGGAGATTATAAAGAGTTACTCTGAAATTGGCTATCGAATGGCACAGTCCATTGGAGAGCCGGGTGTGGCTGAAGCGATGCTGGCCTTACGGGAGAGGTGGGATGGCACCGGTTATCCCACCGGCCTAAAGGGTGAGCAGATACCGTATCTTTCCAGGGTTTTTTCAATTTTAGAAGTTTACGACGTGATAACCAGTGACCGTGCTTTTCAAAGTGCTTTAAGTCCAAGAGAAGCCCGGGATGAGATTCAAAAACAAAGCGGATCACAATTTGACCCCACATTAACCCAAATATTCTTAGAAAATCTTGAGCATGTTTTGGCCCCGGAAAAAAAGGATAAAGCCTCCGTTGTTTAA
- a CDS encoding stage II sporulation protein E, producing MKLKTEQEKNVPRIQGIGPDYDIIKVIAFASMIIILSIILVGTIVYIITKNEVVDKLKNQDLVSIAESISYRIDSRVERAKEVSLVLANDPQIIEWVSSGESDPLQKDYALQKINNLVSLVTDFDYSNSFIVSATTNHYWDEKGNIIDTLSESDPDDDWFFNTLSAGERVSVQFDYNEERKGTFVFVDALIGETSSPLGVTGVGLGLHGLSREFQEFKYGDQSDLWLVDPQGEIYLSDKVEYNGKNIDELLPEEASLNVIKHMNGHNIKHYALEYRNSDQGLTDLIVHPLSSTQWSILFQIPRDESIGFLNTIKLNTLFASLITLISITFFFYFVSHRLVNPYKKAMELNQELEEKVLERTQELQEKNAKITDSIEYAQRIQQSILPPDDTLEGIFWDYFLIWQPTDTVGGDFYWVKEFDDGFFVAIGDCTGHGVPGALMSMISVSILNQVVKDTKDPPSLILKKLNLLVKQTLKQESGDSLTDDGLDMGLCFIDKENNISFAGARASLYIKNDRDLRVIKGDKQSLGYTRTNPDYSFTDTILNVNSNDLFYMTTDGYIDQNGGPKGYSFGKTKFMQLIDDCYKKPLSEQRKIFHQAIHDYMGNEPQRDDITVMGFKIFKE from the coding sequence ATGAAATTAAAGACGGAACAAGAAAAGAACGTACCAAGAATCCAGGGTATAGGACCTGATTACGATATTATAAAGGTAATTGCTTTTGCGAGTATGATCATTATTCTTTCCATAATCCTGGTGGGAACGATTGTTTACATAATCACCAAGAATGAAGTTGTTGATAAGCTCAAAAACCAAGATCTGGTTAGCATAGCCGAATCTATTTCCTATAGAATCGACAGCCGTGTTGAACGGGCCAAAGAAGTGTCTTTGGTACTGGCAAATGACCCACAAATCATAGAATGGGTTTCCAGCGGAGAGAGCGACCCATTGCAAAAGGATTATGCCCTTCAGAAAATAAACAACCTGGTAAGCTTGGTAACCGACTTTGACTATTCCAATTCTTTTATCGTTAGCGCCACAACAAACCACTATTGGGATGAAAAGGGTAATATAATCGATACCTTGAGTGAAAGCGACCCCGATGACGACTGGTTTTTCAACACCCTTTCTGCCGGGGAGCGAGTATCCGTACAGTTTGACTATAACGAGGAAAGAAAAGGAACTTTTGTGTTTGTCGACGCCTTGATTGGTGAGACAAGTAGCCCTCTTGGCGTTACCGGAGTGGGATTAGGCCTACATGGGCTTTCTCGCGAATTTCAGGAATTCAAGTATGGTGACCAAAGCGATCTTTGGTTAGTTGACCCCCAAGGCGAAATATACCTATCAGATAAGGTAGAATATAATGGAAAGAACATTGATGAACTATTGCCCGAGGAAGCAAGCCTAAATGTTATAAAGCATATGAACGGCCATAACATAAAACATTACGCACTGGAGTATCGAAACAGCGACCAGGGATTAACCGACTTAATAGTCCACCCCTTATCCTCTACCCAGTGGTCCATATTGTTCCAGATACCCCGGGATGAATCAATTGGCTTTCTAAATACCATAAAACTAAATACCTTATTCGCATCACTCATTACACTTATTTCAATCACTTTCTTTTTCTACTTTGTGTCCCATAGATTGGTTAACCCGTATAAAAAAGCGATGGAGTTAAACCAGGAACTTGAAGAGAAAGTTCTGGAAAGAACTCAAGAACTACAGGAAAAAAATGCCAAGATAACAGATAGTATTGAATACGCACAAAGAATACAACAATCCATTTTACCACCGGACGATACCTTGGAAGGAATATTTTGGGATTACTTTTTAATCTGGCAACCAACCGATACTGTGGGTGGTGACTTCTATTGGGTAAAAGAATTCGATGACGGCTTCTTTGTTGCAATAGGCGATTGTACCGGTCATGGAGTTCCCGGAGCGCTAATGAGCATGATTTCAGTATCTATTTTAAACCAGGTAGTAAAAGACACTAAGGACCCCCCTTCCTTAATCCTGAAAAAACTAAATCTATTAGTCAAACAGACTTTAAAACAAGAAAGCGGTGATTCTTTAACCGACGATGGACTGGATATGGGATTATGTTTCATTGACAAGGAAAATAACATTTCCTTTGCAGGGGCCAGGGCTTCCCTCTATATTAAAAATGACCGGGATTTAAGGGTTATCAAAGGAGACAAGCAGAGTTTGGGCTACACCAGAACAAACCCGGACTATTCCTTTACAGATACTATCTTGAACGTGAACAGCAACGATCTGTTTTACATGACTACAGATGGCTATATTGATCAAAACGGAGGACCCAAAGGTTACAGCTTTGGTAAAACAAAATTCATGCAGCTAATTGATGATTGCTATAAAAAACCCCTCTCTGAACAGAGAAAAATATTCCATCAAGCAATCCATGATTATATGGGTAATGAACCACAGCGAGATGATATAACAGTAATGGGGTTTAAGATTTTTAAAGAATAA
- a CDS encoding DUF1987 domain-containing protein, which translates to MQKLIIEGSKSTPEINFDPECNILSIKGQSYPENAFKFYESIFSWVDEYMQKLTTEVSVKIDFTLPYINTSSSKCIMMLLEKFDEAFLAGKNIILFWYYDLENESELECAEEFTEDLNLPFNIVTR; encoded by the coding sequence ATGCAAAAACTAATTATCGAAGGCTCAAAAAGTACGCCCGAAATCAACTTTGATCCGGAATGTAATATTTTATCTATAAAAGGGCAATCTTACCCCGAAAATGCATTTAAATTTTATGAATCCATTTTTAGCTGGGTTGATGAATATATGCAAAAATTAACAACCGAGGTCAGTGTTAAAATAGACTTTACCCTTCCTTACATTAATACCAGCAGCTCTAAGTGTATTATGATGTTGCTGGAAAAATTCGATGAAGCCTTTTTGGCGGGCAAAAATATTATCCTTTTCTGGTATTACGATTTGGAAAATGAAAGCGAATTGGAATGTGCCGAAGAATTTACAGAAGATTTAAACCTGCCTTTTAATATTGTAACTCGGTAA